From a region of the Sinorhizobium chiapasense genome:
- a CDS encoding peroxiredoxin: MTVKKKVPFVTFRTRVRDDSIAGPNPYRWEDKTSDDYFKGKRVILFSLPGAFTPTCSTYQLPDFEDLYTEFQKERIDEIYCLSVNDAFVMNAWSRAQGLKKVKLIPDGSGEFTRKMGMLVDKDNLGFGMRSWRYAAVINDGVVEQWFEEDGFSDNCEADPYGISSPQNILERLKAPAAA, from the coding sequence ATGACTGTGAAAAAGAAGGTTCCCTTCGTCACCTTTCGCACGCGTGTTCGCGATGATTCTATCGCAGGGCCAAACCCATACCGGTGGGAAGACAAGACATCCGACGACTATTTCAAGGGCAAGCGCGTTATCCTGTTCTCGCTGCCAGGCGCCTTCACCCCGACCTGCTCCACTTATCAACTGCCCGATTTCGAGGATCTTTACACCGAGTTCCAGAAGGAGCGCATTGATGAAATCTACTGTCTCTCCGTCAACGATGCATTCGTGATGAACGCCTGGAGCAGGGCCCAGGGGCTCAAAAAGGTCAAGCTCATTCCCGACGGCTCGGGAGAATTCACGCGCAAGATGGGCATGCTGGTCGACAAGGACAATCTCGGATTCGGAATGCGCTCCTGGCGCTACGCTGCCGTCATCAATGACGGCGTGGTCGAGCAGTGGTTCGAGGAGGACGGTTTCTCCGACAACTGCGAAGCCGATCCCTATGGCATTTCTTCTCCGCAGAACATTCTTGAAAGGCTAAAGGCCCCGGCCGCCGCATGA
- the rpoN gene encoding RNA polymerase factor sigma-54 yields MESVVSLLQRQQQSLVMTPQLIASIRLLQLAHAELHQFVEQEIEKNPFLELASDDSAASVDLSPVSERDQNIGARENDGDGAMRAETSELLRQWKSIRDTANVAAGDRPALEEFAASTETLHDHVARQVALTAFTPQERLVASQLTDHLEDTGYIHADLLELARRLNVGEADVERVLGTLQLFDPPGIFARTLSECLEIQLRQRDRFDPAMAALVANLEMLAQRDFQALKRQCGVDEDDILDMLHEIRTLDPKPGNRYQSGGPDYIIPDVWVLPSPGGGWQIELNPDMLPKVLINQTYFAEVSRLTAHNSEDQAFLNECFQNASWLVRSLDQRAKTILKVASEIVRQQDVFLEHGIAHLRPLNLKTVADAIDMHESTVSRVTSNKYMLTPRGVFELKYFFTVAIASSQGGEAHSAEAVRHSIKAMITAETLDHVFSDEEIAARLRKTGIDIARRTVTKYREAMNIPTSVQRRREKRLGL; encoded by the coding sequence ATGGAGTCCGTTGTAAGCCTTCTTCAACGCCAGCAGCAATCGCTGGTTATGACGCCGCAACTCATCGCGTCGATACGCTTGTTGCAACTGGCGCATGCCGAACTGCATCAGTTCGTCGAGCAGGAAATAGAGAAGAACCCGTTCCTCGAGTTGGCGTCAGACGACAGTGCGGCGTCTGTCGATCTATCGCCGGTCTCGGAGCGAGACCAGAACATCGGCGCGCGCGAAAACGATGGTGATGGGGCAATGAGGGCGGAGACCTCGGAACTGCTCAGGCAATGGAAGTCAATCCGCGACACAGCCAATGTTGCCGCGGGGGATAGGCCTGCCCTCGAAGAGTTCGCCGCCTCGACGGAAACATTGCACGACCATGTCGCTCGCCAGGTGGCCCTTACTGCATTCACCCCGCAGGAGCGGCTGGTCGCCAGCCAGCTTACTGATCATCTGGAAGACACTGGGTATATTCATGCGGACCTTTTGGAGCTGGCCCGGAGGCTGAATGTCGGAGAGGCTGATGTAGAGCGGGTTCTCGGAACCTTGCAACTCTTTGATCCACCGGGAATATTCGCACGAACTCTCAGCGAATGCCTCGAGATACAACTGCGCCAGCGAGACCGTTTCGATCCCGCGATGGCAGCGTTGGTTGCCAATCTTGAGATGCTGGCGCAACGCGATTTTCAGGCACTGAAGCGGCAATGTGGTGTCGATGAGGACGACATTCTCGACATGCTGCATGAAATCCGTACCCTCGATCCCAAGCCTGGAAACCGATACCAATCAGGAGGTCCGGACTATATCATACCCGACGTATGGGTCCTGCCCTCGCCTGGAGGTGGATGGCAAATCGAGCTTAATCCGGACATGCTGCCCAAAGTGTTGATCAACCAGACCTATTTTGCCGAAGTCTCTCGGCTGACGGCACACAATTCAGAAGATCAGGCCTTCCTCAACGAATGCTTCCAAAACGCAAGCTGGCTAGTTCGCAGCCTCGATCAGCGCGCCAAGACGATCCTTAAGGTAGCGAGTGAAATCGTCCGCCAGCAGGATGTATTTCTGGAACATGGCATTGCCCATCTTCGGCCTCTCAACCTTAAGACCGTCGCTGACGCGATCGACATGCACGAGTCGACTGTAAGTCGGGTGACATCGAACAAGTACATGCTCACTCCGCGCGGCGTCTTCGAACTAAAGTATTTTTTCACAGTCGCAATCGCATCCTCCCAAGGCGGCGAGGCACACTCCGCCGAAGCTGTCCGCCATAGCATCAAGGCAATGATCACCGCAGAAACGCTCGATCATGTATTTTCAGACGAGGAGATCGCGGCCCGCCTCAGGAAAACCGGTATCGACATCGCGCGCCGCACCGTCACAAAATATCGCGAGGCGATGAACATCCCCACCTCCGTGCAACGCCGCCGGGAAAAGCGGCTGGGCCTTTAA
- a CDS encoding nitrogen fixation protein NifQ, whose product MSDPRQIRILWGPGNTRGVRMSYLPRRARHSQSPGPSRWPRMDVEMDFDDYVLACVLSRALEEIDAGEATATEATGLSRAELQDILTRNFPCSFIHSFSLGDVSDPEIGMEEDLLRGLLLTHARPGDPASARFAKIIARRALRNDHLWQELGLFDRSELSRLLATHFPSLAAGNTGNMKWKKYLYYKLCEAEGFSLCAAPSCRECHEFKSCFGPEEGESRLQPIKSGTDLD is encoded by the coding sequence GAATGTCCTATCTGCCCCGCCGGGCACGACACTCACAATCGCCCGGCCCCAGCCGATGGCCGCGGATGGATGTGGAGATGGATTTCGACGATTATGTACTTGCCTGTGTCCTTTCGCGTGCGCTCGAGGAGATCGATGCCGGCGAGGCGACGGCGACGGAGGCAACCGGCCTTTCACGCGCCGAGTTACAGGATATCCTGACCCGTAATTTCCCCTGCAGTTTCATCCACTCATTCTCATTGGGAGACGTGAGCGATCCCGAGATTGGTATGGAGGAAGACCTTCTGCGCGGACTGCTGCTAACGCATGCCCGGCCGGGCGATCCCGCGAGTGCCCGCTTCGCCAAGATCATCGCCCGGCGTGCCTTGCGCAATGACCATCTCTGGCAGGAACTCGGCCTCTTCGACCGATCCGAGCTCAGCCGCTTGCTTGCCACGCACTTCCCGAGCCTGGCGGCCGGCAACACCGGAAACATGAAATGGAAGAAGTATCTCTACTACAAGCTCTGCGAGGCTGAGGGTTTTTCGCTTTGTGCGGCGCCCAGTTGTCGGGAATGCCACGAGTTCAAGAGTTGCTTTGGCCCGGAGGAGGGCGAGAGTCGCCTTCAACCGATCAAGAGCGGGACCGATTTGGACTAG